TATTAGCCTTTTTTGTCAGGTGACTGCATGGTTCTAGTTGTCTGAAAACCACCAGTGTcactgtgagaaggtgagcacccccccttctcacggtctcccacgagggacgcggtTTTGATGACGTGccctgcgaggcagcgtcggaAAATTAAAAGACTTTTCGGACTTTGTGGCGCATGTATGCGCATGTATACGCGGGTGCGtgtacgcgcacacacacacacggatggACTCTTTCATCAGCTTGTATATATTTCaagtgcttggtgacatgtttggcatggtgtacgccatggacgcttcggcgcaGTAAAATCAGCCCGCTGCATCGCTCActcactacaaccacaactcacccgtgtcagttttctcccgggtttagcatccaggcgtgtggtgaggtacccactactcgtccacctcttcatttcagtttgtaaagactctggtttgtcatacactcacagtcacctgcactcccggtccggctccactgctcctctgcggaagcgcgcgtCGCTGCAGGGGCGGATTTTATTGAGCacggggcaagggggcacggcccattgcactcagggttttttttatttctttatggtgttggctatgtggCGTTTGTATAAagttattgtgtggtgtgtagatatttggtgtgtggataaattaaataatgcggtatttatttttttgcatttatttattatgattgGTATATTGTCAGAACCATTATGTTTGTCAGTAATCCCCTCaaataatggtttggaccatttgggctcaacaagcagccctatttaaaggagcctcattttgctcttggtGTTCCTAGGGAGAACTaccatgtgctgctgtgagtgtttgttatCAGTGTTTAGTTCCTGCATTTTATGTGGCTCTGAAAACCTTGTATTCTgggagaataaaagggcttttTCTGGCACCTGATGCTCTTCCGCCTGAATCTGATCTTGCctagatcccgttattcggggagaccactctggtccctcacagtCACCTCTTACAGGGACTGAATGGCATCAGTGCCCACTTACCGAACAgcacactgtgacatctttgtCAGTCTTCTTGTCTTTAATCTCAAGCAGAGGCTTaacttgtttttcctgcattttcctGCAAGACTTCACATCattgtctcatttcattttatagctCAAACAACAGCCGAGAATACCACACCAACAGGTGACATCCACAGCAGCACCTCATTCACTATAATCATgttaatcaatcaatcacttTGAATGTCACCACAATAATCTTcaaataacacaacaaatgcaaactTATGCATGCCTACAGTGTTCATCTCATAcacctgtgctgtgtgtgctgcaggctgTGCGGGTCCCCCTGTGCTGTGTTGCCTTGGTTTAAACTCCAGCTGTAATaggatgtgtttctgtgatgagGCTTGCCTTTCATTCAGAGACTGCTGTCCTGACTACATATCAACCTGCAACCCACAATGTAAGTCAGggtaaacacaaaaacaggaaaaaagcacAGTTATCTCAGTACAGGATTCAAGATtgagataaaaattaaaattctatttttttctttttcatttgcagtttcTACCACTTCACCACCAGGAACATCCACCACCACAAGCAGCAATGCTACATCTACACTGGCAAATAATGTCACAACTTCAACATCCGCAGGATCAACAACAGTTGTACCCAGTACAGAATCTGCAACAAATAGCCAAAAAAGTAGCAGTACTACATCTACATCATTAGAGGGGCTCACAATTTCAGCACCTACCGCTCCAGGTTGGTCTTTATAATTGTTATCTGAAGAATGCCATTCAAAGAAATACGTTCACTGTGTAACTGTTGGAAATTGGAAATTCACTGGCAATCTAACTTTTCTCAAAGTTAGATTCATTcccaaatattttttattgtatgCATCAGGGTCTGACCAACCAACCATCCTCAGTTAATGAGTTACCTCCCTTGACATGCTCACtcaaaactaaaaaactaaaaaagatTCCTTCTATCCATAGTTGgaacaacactgacagacacaagcACAACTCTGGACAATGGTAGTGTCACGTCTTCACCAGCAGATGGAAGCAAATCCACAGTttccagcagaaacacagattCTGGAACCACTACCAGCTCAGATAGTGGTATAGTCAGCCACATGTACTTCAGTGATGTTGTTAAAAGTTTAAATGgtaacatgcaaacatttatttGCACCTTTTTCAGATGCCCAAACAGTGACTCTTCACCTCAAAGCTTCTGTTTTACTCAATAATGTGGAAAGCGAGGATGTGGTGTTAGAAGCTGTATCAAATGTAAGTAAGAACAGCCTTCAAAACCATACATGATACACTCACAGAATCTCCAGAACAAAGTATTGTACACACCTCTGTCACTCACCCCATCAATGAGTGTCCTCTCTTTCACAGTTTATATTGCAGACTCTTCTCAAGCAGATCTGTGAGGGCTGCACTTCGACTATCAGACGCATCACGCTCACCTGAGAAAGGACCCATGTTAGAATCAATGGAAGCACCAGTGTGGCTACTGTGACAACAGGCTGCCCGACtctcaaaaacaacagaacaaccCGTTTAGACTGAGCGGACTATTAAAGATCAGCATTTACTTAAAGTTTTAAGTCATGAAACGAAAACCCACATATTTATTCAGTATTATCTGATGAGAGTCAGTGAAGTGGGGGTTGGAAGACATATGCTATTTTTCCAAAAAGGGTATAATAATATGACAATATCAACTGTAGCCTTGATAGGCTCAAGCCACACCTCACAACCCTGCAGGGATAAGAAGTAtagaaaatcagaatcagaatcagaatcagaattctttatttgtcacatgtggacgtgcatccacagtgaaatgaaaaaacaacactcctttttacaactgtgcaaaaataataaaaatacaatttacatgagaatttttattttttttaaaaaaaaaagataaaaagttaaaaaaatagaatagaatagaatagaataaaaaaataaagatagagatttaacctcagtggcagagggaatgtaaatatatataaatatacatatcgtatacatagtatacaagtatgcatgtatgtgtatgggggggtgagttaagtgggggaaagagagtcctgatggcctgggggaagaaactcttcctcagtctttcagttttggccatgcGGGACCGGAAACGTTTCcccgatggcagccactgaaagagtctattgtgcgggtggtttgtgtcttttaaaatcctgtgtgcactggatgtacacctgctggcatacacctCTTGCATGGAGGGCAATGCTGTCCTGGTAGTCCGTTCAgcaaaaatggatggattgatggaaTATCAATTGTTGATCATCCACTGCTGAAACAGAACATCTAATATTGCCATAgtgacactgaaataaaaataaataaataaattaaggaAAGTTTGAGTAAGATGTCTGGCCATTTAGTCATAATTACTGGGTATTTTATCCCATACATGCTTTGTGTGTTAACTTTTTCCTGAAAtcaaaaaattaacatttagaCATGGTGGACCACATTCTTTAATCCTCAGTGGTTGGTGCTGGTAGAGTATTTATGCCACACTACTGCAGAAAGTAGTTAttagcaaataaaaacaagataatCCTGAATCTTATATGATTCATATCAAATCACTGAAATCTCAATTATGTATCACtgttcaattaaattcaatgTGCAATAACTGATCATTCAAAATGCTGCTTGCACTTCTTCCACTGttcaaataaatatgaatgGAGGTAGAATTTGTGTCATCTGTTGTCTAATCATTTCAATTTCAAGTGTAGCCACAACAACATTCTTGAAATATCTACCGCCTGAATGTGTAATCCATTATCTACCTGTAAAACGAAAGAAAGTTTAATCATTACACTACTACTACATTACTACAGCTCCTTTCACTCCAGCACCAGTAATATCAGTGCAGCACCTACAGTGACAAAAAGTGTCACAACTTCATTATCCATGGTCTCATCAGTGACAGCACCCAGTACAACATCTGCTTCCTTGATGTCTGCTACTAAAGCAACCAGTCAAACAAGCCACAATATTACATCTTCAGTACTTGAGGGGAGCACAACCTCAACCACCATAGTCTCTCCTACTACGGCACTCAGCACAGCATGGATTCCGTACAACAAAAAGCAGTAACTCATATGTACCAGTAGGTGGCAGCAAAACTACAACATCAACTGTCTCTGCTACTTACCATCGATCAGGGTCcaactttgttgttgtttttttttttcccattatttatttattggagtTGGAGTTTCCCCTCCTCGAACATCACCCAATTAAACTTACATTTCCAGGATAACTGACTTGTTTGCTTGCTCTTCACTTCATTAATGTCTTATCCCGCCACCATTTTCTCACAAAGGCTCACACCCATTGTGACATTTTACTGCCCCTGGGCAAGTGCGCGATCTTGCTGCCAAATGTGCTGCTGTTCTAAAAAATGAGTCCATAGCAATTATTAGAAGAATGTTTCCGCCACACCTATGGGTGCTTAATACCAGCTCAGGTGACAAGCTGTTTCCCTGTACTCACAGCTGGAAGGGTGACCCTGTACAATGCTGGATGCTGGCAGTGTCACATCttcaccagcaggtggcagcctATCCTCAGATTCTCAACAAAGGCCACACTCCAGAAAAACCATCAGCAAGGCCAATGATGTTCTAACAGTCTTCAGAGTAACGTAGAGTATTTTCGTTGgcccttttctttcctcagatGCCTTGACAGAGATTGTTCATTTACAGGTTTCTGTTTACAGTGTGATGAGATAAATAACAATGTGATTTTAGAGgttttatatattattacataGCCTATATGCATTTTGCAAATACATCATGAAGTTACAGTATCGCAAGAAAGAGACCATCCAACATATACGCTGTTTCGTCCTTTTCACTGTGAGTGTTTCCTCTCATTTTGCCCCCAGAAGAGCTATGATGGCTGCACCCTGAAGCTGACACATATCAAACCTGCCTGGGAAATGATCTAATTTTTTTCAGTGGACCATCTGTGTGGCCACATTGGAGTATAATGCTCATCCATGGAGCAGCTCATGAAAATTCACTGTTCGTACTGAGAAAAGTTTTCACTGACTGCTGTTGATTAATGCGCCATGTGTATTAAGGTGCATCTGGTCCTGAGGAGTTTCCAAATTGACAGGTCAAACCTCAGATGCTACCAAAGAGACGCTGAGGGTACTGCGTGATGTTTTGTACTGTATCATGTCAgaacttttttattattattgtaggCCTACTGATTTGTTGTGGCAGGAAAGTTTGGACCAAATTCAAACAGCCTTTCTCAAATGAACAAAACCCAGGCCAAACGCAGCATCATTAGGTCAGACTGTAGGC
This portion of the Scatophagus argus isolate fScaArg1 chromosome 13, fScaArg1.pri, whole genome shotgun sequence genome encodes:
- the LOC124069774 gene encoding mucin-5AC-like isoform X1 — translated: MDWFALYFLLLLGLPRYHAQTTAQNTTPTAENTTPTAQTTAENTTPTAQTTAENTTLTAQTTAQNTTPTAQTTAKNTTLTAQTTAENTTPTGCAGPPVLCCLGLNSSCNRMCFCDEACLSFRDCCPDYISTCNPQFSTTSPPGTSTTTSSNATSTLANNVTTSTSAGSTTVVPSTESATNSQKSSSTTSTSLEGLTISAPTAPVGTTLTDTSTTLDNGSVTSSPADGSKSTVSSRNTDSGTTTSSDSDAQTVTLHLKASVLLNNVESEDVVLEAVSNFILQTLLKQICEGCTSTIRRITLT
- the LOC124069774 gene encoding cell wall integrity and stress response component 4-like isoform X3, yielding MDWFALYFLLLLGLPRYHAQTTAQNTTPTAQTTAENTTPTAQTTAENTTPTGCAGPPVLCCLGLNSSCNRMCFCDEACLSFRDCCPDYISTCNPQFSTTSPPGTSTTTSSNATSTLANNVTTSTSAGSTTVVPSTESATNSQKSSSTTSTSLEGLTISAPTAPVGTTLTDTSTTLDNGSVTSSPADGSKSTVSSRNTDSGTTTSSDSDAQTVTLHLKASVLLNNVESEDVVLEAVSNFILQTLLKQICEGCTSTIRRITLT
- the LOC124069774 gene encoding bypass of stop codon protein 1-like isoform X2, encoding MDWFALYFLLLLGLPRYHAQTTAQNTTPTAENTTPTAQTTAENTTPTAQTTAENTTPTGCAGPPVLCCLGLNSSCNRMCFCDEACLSFRDCCPDYISTCNPQFSTTSPPGTSTTTSSNATSTLANNVTTSTSAGSTTVVPSTESATNSQKSSSTTSTSLEGLTISAPTAPVGTTLTDTSTTLDNGSVTSSPADGSKSTVSSRNTDSGTTTSSDSDAQTVTLHLKASVLLNNVESEDVVLEAVSNFILQTLLKQICEGCTSTIRRITLT
- the LOC124069774 gene encoding cell wall integrity and stress response component 4-like isoform X4, giving the protein MDWFALYFLLLLGLPRYHAQTTAQNTTPTAQTTAENTTLTAQTTAENTTPTGCAGPPVLCCLGLNSSCNRMCFCDEACLSFRDCCPDYISTCNPQFSTTSPPGTSTTTSSNATSTLANNVTTSTSAGSTTVVPSTESATNSQKSSSTTSTSLEGLTISAPTAPVGTTLTDTSTTLDNGSVTSSPADGSKSTVSSRNTDSGTTTSSDSDAQTVTLHLKASVLLNNVESEDVVLEAVSNFILQTLLKQICEGCTSTIRRITLT
- the LOC124069774 gene encoding bypass of stop codon protein 1-like isoform X5, with amino-acid sequence MDWFALYFLLLLGLPHYDAQTTAQNTTTTAQTTAENTTLTAQTTAENTTPTGCAGPPVLCCLGLNSSCNRMCFCDEACLSFRDCCPDYISTCNPQFSTTSPPGTSTTTSSNATSTLANNVTTSTSAGSTTVVPSTESATNSQKSSSTTSTSLEGLTISAPTAPVGTTLTDTSTTLDNGSVTSSPADGSKSTVSSRNTDSGTTTSSDSDAQTVTLHLKASVLLNNVESEDVVLEAVSNFILQTLLKQICEGCTSTIRRITLT